One stretch of Pararhizobium qamdonense DNA includes these proteins:
- the nuoF gene encoding NADH-quinone oxidoreductase subunit NuoF — translation MLDDKDRIFTNIYGIHDKSLKGAMGRGHWDGTKQILEKGRDWIINEMKASGLRGRGGAGFPTGLKWSFMPKESDGRPHYLVVNADESEPGTCKDRDIMRHDPHTLIEGCVIASFAMGAHVAYIYVRGEYIREREALQAAIDECYDAGLLGINNKLGWDMDIYVHHGAGAYICGEETALLESLEGKKGQPRLKPPFPANMGLYGCPTTVNNVESIAVAPTILRRGASWFSAIGRPNNVGTKLFMVSGHVNKPCTFEDAMGTPFREMIERHCGGIRGGWDNLLAVIPGGSSCPVVKAEDIIDAPMDFDGMRDVKSSFGTAAIIVMDRSTDIIKAIWRLAAFYKHESCGQCTPCREGTGWMMRVMERMVQGRAQKREIDMLFDVTKQVEGHTICALGDAAAWPIQGLIRNFRPEMEARIDEYTRNSSSHGAVLAAAE, via the coding sequence ATGCTCGACGATAAAGATCGCATTTTTACCAATATCTACGGCATCCATGACAAGTCGCTCAAGGGCGCCATGGGCCGTGGCCACTGGGATGGCACCAAGCAGATCCTGGAAAAGGGCCGTGACTGGATCATCAACGAGATGAAGGCTTCCGGCCTTCGTGGGCGTGGCGGCGCCGGCTTCCCGACGGGCCTGAAATGGTCCTTCATGCCGAAGGAAAGCGACGGCCGGCCGCATTATCTCGTCGTCAATGCCGACGAATCCGAGCCCGGTACCTGCAAGGACCGCGACATCATGCGCCACGATCCGCATACGCTGATCGAAGGCTGCGTGATCGCGAGCTTCGCCATGGGCGCGCATGTCGCCTATATCTATGTGCGCGGCGAATATATCCGCGAACGCGAAGCGCTGCAGGCGGCGATCGACGAATGCTATGACGCCGGTCTTCTCGGCATCAACAACAAGCTTGGCTGGGACATGGACATCTATGTCCATCACGGCGCCGGCGCTTATATTTGCGGCGAGGAAACAGCGCTGCTGGAAAGCCTCGAAGGCAAGAAGGGCCAGCCGCGCCTGAAGCCGCCATTCCCGGCCAATATGGGCCTTTATGGCTGCCCGACGACGGTCAACAACGTCGAATCGATCGCCGTTGCCCCGACCATCCTGCGCCGTGGCGCGTCCTGGTTTTCGGCCATCGGCCGTCCGAACAATGTCGGCACCAAGCTGTTCATGGTGTCCGGCCATGTCAACAAGCCGTGCACGTTCGAAGACGCGATGGGCACGCCCTTCCGCGAGATGATCGAGCGCCATTGCGGCGGCATCCGCGGCGGCTGGGACAATCTTCTGGCCGTCATTCCCGGCGGTTCGTCCTGTCCGGTGGTGAAAGCCGAGGACATTATCGATGCACCGATGGATTTCGACGGCATGCGCGACGTCAAGTCGTCGTTCGGCACGGCTGCGATCATCGTCATGGATCGCTCCACCGACATCATCAAGGCCATCTGGCGTCTGGCTGCCTTCTACAAGCACGAGAGCTGCGGCCAGTGCACGCCATGCCGCGAAGGCACGGGCTGGATGATGCGTGTCATGGAGCGCATGGTCCAGGGCCGCGCCCAGAAGCGTGAAATCGACATGCTGTTCGATGTCACCAAGCAGGTCGAAGGCCACACCATCTGCGCGCTCGGCGATGCCGCTGCATGGCCGATCCAGGGCCTGATCCGCAATTTCCGTCCCGAGATGGAAGCGCGTATCGACGAATATACC
- a CDS encoding NADH-quinone oxidoreductase subunit E, with the protein MSVRRLAEENVQPAAFAFSKDNAAWAQATIQKYPKGREQSAVIPLLMRAQEQDGWVTKAAIEGIADMLDMPYIRVLEVATFYTQFQLKPVGTRAHVQVCGTTPCMLRGSEELISLCKKRIHPNPLTPNEAGTLSWEEVECQGTCVNAPMVMIFKDTYEDLTVPQLEYIIDSFEAGKGAEVKPGPQIDRIFSAPEGGLTTLLTEVKKPAAPRAEQASNGAAVSTPPSNAGRAKTDAPETDPALKTPVTAKSESAANDKVAGETKVEGGADAKPASASAKPSLEDKNRPAGIAKPDAVDDLKLISGVGPKIEGTLHELGIFTFAQVAGWSGAERDWVDGYLNFKGRIDRDDWVKQAEALAKGGEAEYIKVFGKKPR; encoded by the coding sequence ATGTCCGTTCGTCGACTAGCCGAAGAAAATGTCCAGCCAGCGGCCTTTGCTTTCAGCAAGGACAATGCCGCTTGGGCACAGGCCACCATCCAGAAATATCCGAAGGGCCGCGAGCAATCCGCTGTCATTCCGCTGTTGATGCGGGCGCAGGAGCAGGATGGCTGGGTCACCAAGGCGGCGATCGAAGGGATCGCCGACATGCTGGACATGCCCTATATCCGCGTGCTCGAAGTGGCGACATTCTATACCCAGTTTCAGCTGAAGCCGGTCGGCACGCGCGCCCATGTCCAGGTCTGCGGCACGACGCCTTGCATGCTGCGCGGTTCGGAAGAGCTGATCAGCCTGTGCAAGAAGCGCATTCATCCCAATCCGCTGACGCCGAACGAAGCCGGGACGCTGTCCTGGGAAGAGGTCGAGTGTCAGGGGACGTGCGTCAACGCACCCATGGTGATGATCTTCAAGGATACCTATGAGGATCTGACCGTTCCGCAGCTGGAATATATCATTGACAGTTTCGAGGCCGGCAAGGGCGCCGAGGTCAAGCCCGGCCCGCAAATCGACCGGATTTTCTCGGCGCCGGAAGGCGGCTTGACCACGCTGCTGACCGAAGTCAAGAAACCCGCTGCACCGCGTGCCGAACAGGCGAGCAACGGCGCGGCTGTCAGCACGCCACCGTCGAATGCCGGACGCGCCAAGACAGACGCACCGGAAACCGATCCGGCCTTGAAGACCCCTGTCACGGCAAAGTCCGAATCCGCTGCAAACGACAAGGTTGCGGGCGAGACCAAGGTTGAGGGCGGCGCGGACGCAAAGCCTGCTTCCGCCAGCGCAAAGCCGTCGCTCGAGGACAAGAACCGTCCGGCCGGCATCGCCAAGCCAGACGCTGTCGATGACCTGAAGCTGATTTCCGGCGTTGGCCCGAAGATCGAAGGCACGCTGCACGAACTCGGCATCTTCACCTTCGCGCAGGTCGCGGGCTGGAGTGGCGCGGAGCGCGATTGGGTGGACGGCTATCTGAATTTCAAGGGCCGCATCGACCGCGACGATTGGGTCAAGCAGGCTGAAGCGCTGGCCAAGGGCGGCGAAGCCGAATACATCAAAGTTTTCGGCAAGAAGCCGCGATAA